In the genome of Vespa crabro chromosome 1, iyVesCrab1.2, whole genome shotgun sequence, the window CGACGTAATTCGACCGTCGTCTCTGGTCTATATACGTCAAGCTATTTTATCACGAGACTACCGTTAAATGGAAGGATCTTCTGACGGAAAAAATAATCTATGGTTTTCAACCAATAACCAAGGATACTCGATAAATATCTCTTATAAATCTCATTCGATTTCGTTATGCTTCAAATCATTCGCAAAGAATAATGCTTTAAATTGAAGGGTTAGGATGATGCTGAACTTGAGATCACGATGAGAAAACCTCGCGGTGTTATATCGATTAAGGCAAGACGTTACGTCTTGATAATTATCCGACAATTAATTCGACGTTTAACTTACCTTATcatataatacgaataatctcgctttcatttttattttctaatcacCAACGATCATCCAACGATGTTAAACGTTAACCGTTAGATATTCtttcgagaaaaattaaaaaagattaagtGCTGACATCTTCGATGCAGTTCTCTGTAGAAATGTGATTACGCGTAAATCCATGCTTTGTTGAAAATGTTTCATCGTcggtaataaaatttacatattacCGACAATTTTTACCTACAGAAGATTCAACGGTTTCTACTTTATCGTtcgaaaggggaaaaaaaatcatctctAAATTTCAACCTAAATCGTTCATCAGAATCTTCTGATGGCCATCGCAGAATTCGTCTTAAATgacgaatgaatttttaaatcccTTCGATCAACTCAATCATATCGAGAATGAAAGGTCCGATTTGGTACGAATTATCGATTCGTAAGTAATTTATAAAGGGGCACTCTTGAGCGAGCACGAGTAACTTTTCTTCAAAGATTTACtcgtataaattttgatttataatacgtgcatttatttattaggatCTTACTCGTTTCTCATTATtcgtttgtaattatttaaacttggaatatttcaatgcactttaaaagatttttcttatacgaaaataattaacttTACAACTCTTGGATGGGTagatctcttcttttctttttcagtcaCTTGGATTCTCGTACTGACATCGGAACTTTAATTATAATGTGTATCGtcgtgctttcttttttttcacgatatcGCAAATATTATCGAGTTCAATGACAGCTTAAATAAGTTTTACCAGCGTATGGATAAGTATCATTGGAAAGGAAAATTTCTGTTACACGACAATCCAAATGTTAGCGCGAGAGGTTTATAACCCATACGAAAGCTCATGTACCGATAGGATAGACTCATTTAGCtttagttcatattttgtccatagTTCAGTTCATATTCTGTCGCTAAAGTCAGACGTGCTTCCAgtaatatatacttaaaaaCTACTTTAATTTTgagtaataaatttaaaaatgactGTTCTCCTGTCGCGCGCCTGttttagtatttttaaaaatgattgctTGTCACATATGCGATCTGTCGTTTCCCTCAATGCGGATCGGTTCACTCAAGTAAGAAGTAAACATTTGTGCCGACGAGATAACAGAATATATGGCAGAAGTGGAAAACATTTTCTAACCTATACGTTAGTCATTTCGGGGATCGGTTATTTCttgtacaaaaaaagaaatgatatctACGAACGATTCAGGGATTTCACCTACGGGATGCCCGTCGTCAAGTCTGCGACAATCTTTACACCGAGCCTTGTGGATtacagagagaaatataattttatagcgGACGTAGTGGCGGTATCAGCACCCTCGGTGGTGTACATAGAGatcaaagatgaaaaaaagtaagtaaaCGACATCACACGTTCGTCGTCTAtcgtcatttatatttattcttttttacgtaCAAATGCGCGTCGGTTCGTATATTccgttgaaataattttataataattaatttaagaatAGATTAGATATGTTCACAGGGAGACCTATCACAGCTAGTAACGGCTGTGGATTTATTGTTGCTTCCGATGGTTTGATATTAACCAATGCTCATGTTGTCATTAAAAAACGTGGTACCTCAGTAAAGGTAGATACAATGTTACGTCCTTTTATCACTAAAGATTGTCCTCTAAAAATATCTTTGTCGTACATGTAAATACATTTAAGGTTCGTCTACACGATGGAACTGTATATACTGGTGTAATAGAGGACGTCGACATGCAAAGTGATCTTGCGACCGTAAGAATTAAAAAGGTACagatttgttcttttttattagaaatcaaTCCCTTATTTATTGGACATGACGATAACTGCTcttacgtatgtgtatatatatcgcaTAAATAATACATCGTTTGTATTTGCAGACAAATTTGCCAGTAATGAAACTTGGAAATTCAGCCGATATTAGGCCAGGAGAATTTGTAATCGCTATTGGTTCCCCTTTGTCGTTGAGTAACACAATAACTAGCGGAATAGTGAGCAGTACAAATAGACCAAGCGAAGAACTTGGTCTTGATAAGAACCTGACGTATATTCAGACCGATGCTGCTATTACCGTTAAGTAacgattaaaagaataaaaacaattaaatatttgacattcttataataaaaagttatgTTTATTTCTAGTTTGGAAATTCTGGTGGTCCATTAGTGAACTTAAACGGCGAAGCGATTGGTATAAATGCCATGAAAGTTACCGCTGGTATTTCTTTCGCTATACCTATAGATTATGCGAAAGAGTTTTTGAGAAAAGCTGAAATACgtagaaaaaacaaaggtaATTTAATTAAGTTGACGTGGAATGGTAATCCAACGTTCCATAATTATGTTCCATTAAAGGTAACATTCCTGATACGATGGAAGCACCCAAAAGAAGGTACATGGGTATAACGATGTTAACTATTACTCCTGACATTCTCTTCGAATTACAACACAAAAGGGGCTCTGCTTTAGACATAATCAAACACGGAGTATTTGTTTGGAGAGTAATCGTTGGCTCTCCCGCTTACAGGTGAGTATTTAAAAATCtgatatcttattatttatcgcccctcattatccttaatatttatacattccttttcttttttctttttttttctttttcttccgacATAGTGGCGGTTTGCAAGCGGGAGATATAATTACGCACGTCAACGAAGAACCAGTATTAGCCGccattaatatatacaaagcGTTGGAAAGCTGCGGTCCATTAAAACTGACGGTCGTCAGGCAGAATGACGTTCTTACGATAATGATCGATCCTGAAGACTGAAGAAGCTTGTTACAcggaaagtataataatataagtgcCTGGTATATTCCTCGATTCAATAAAAAGGCGATGAACCAACGAAGAagtcgatgaaaaagaaagaaaaagaaatgaaaaatgtacaTGTGTATAAATTAACTGAttgcaaaggaaaaagaaaaaaaaagaaaaaaaaaagaaaagatataattatccctcactctctctttctctttctctctcataatcATTTTTCACGTACCTGTTTCATTTCCACCCCGCTGGTTCAAATATAAGAAAGACGAGCGATGCGAAGCCGAGCTCGGACGCTCGAAACGACCAGTTACGATAGGGTTCTTCGGTGTTTATGTGCTCGTATGTACGCCGGGTGTGGTCTCTCGACTGGACAGCATTACGTTCGCGTTGTTTACGACATAAGGCGACCTCCACAAATATGTGACCGGATCTACGGTGCGGACGTGGGTGTGCTCCGCTAGACCTCTTCGCGATTTTTAAATCGAATCATTTTACTGTCCTTGCATCTTCCTACCAGGATGGACATTCTTACGTTCTCGGATACCACGGATAAGGGAGAACGACGGCTGTGTCCTTGAATggaaccttttcttttttttttttttttttttttttttttaactttttcttctctcgtcaTCGGTTTTTGAAAAAATCTCGAAGATGACAAAAATTGTCGAGATAACAAttgatcattttctttcaaggTACTTATATAGGACTCCCTTGAACTAACAATAGATTGGTCTTGTTCCTAAGGgcattatcattaattcacGCCTAGCAgttctttaatctttcttaTATCCACACCCTCTTTTTCAAAGCGTCGACGTTATTCTATTCTCTGATTATCCACGCTTTTGACTCGGCTATCCTCGCCTACGAGCCATCTCACGAGCCCTTCCCACGTAGTACGTGCACGTTGTCCAGTCGTTGGTAGCGCGAAAACAAATAGACATCCGTGAGATGGCTTCGGATTCGCTGCTGCTCCTCCTCgcaagacagagagagagagagagagagaaagggtatGAACGAGATACACGGCCGATTGTCTCCACCTACACACTCCTGCTCGCGTTCACGAGCTTTTCCAACGACGAATGACCCTGTAAAGATACCCTTTAAAGGATCGAATCCACTAGCACGCTCGCTAAACGAACTcttggattttcttttttacgagttCGATGACCTTCGACGGAATCATTAAACGCCCTCATAAAAATCAACGTCGTAGTTGCTATCGAGAAAGGTATACCCTTGTAGTAACGAAAGCGAAGGATCCAAGAATCTCATAGGTAAATGTTCGGCTAAAGATAAATATCAATTCGGCTTTAATTCGCTAGAAGATTGGTCACGCCCCCAAGCGTACTTTACACAGAGATCGGCATTATATACTATTTGCGGGTAAGAAAGTACCTTGCATCGCGAAGTACAAGTGTTATGTCCGGGTCAGGTACGGTGAATAACATCAAGGACGAGGGACGCGTGATTTTATTACGTTTAGGACGAAAGATATTCGTCCGTTTGCGGTTGTTTGGTATTGTcgaaagggggggggggggaagaaaagaaaagaatgcaaCTAACTGATTTCAATTTGTGCAAACACGTACAGTATGTATACGTACTTCTATCAAGGACGAACgaattatcttcttctttctcttttcggtCCGATCCGGtacgatcatttttatattcgaaaatgTACTTTTATCCATCGGCCACATTCTTCGATTCAAGtacaaatttctttaaatccattttcttaaaatgaaaataaaaaagaaaagaacggatAAAGAAGAATTGTTTCGTCcgagattttaacattctcatTTGCATTTGGATTTTATAGTTACGTATGTATAGCAACTTTTGGAGACGTTAATGGCACCGTTGGTGGCCCATCAAAGGTAGACGCatgtaagtatgtaagtaCTTACCTACGTGCGGCTTTACaatgaaggaaaataaaataagaaatccCTTATACTCGTCGTTAGCAAAAGTCATACCGAACGACCTCGGGAAAGCTTGTAGAGTAAAGGAACTCGAGAAAAAGATCAGACTatgtccttctttttctccggTTTGTGGTTTAACACGATAGCCGAGCTCTTTAAAACCcaaataaatgattatcttgtaaaagaaaaaagaagaaagataaagaaatatcgcGAATAAAACACGACGTAGAAAATTTTTGGTAATGTTcaacgttaatatcaattaaagataattaatatctatcttAACTCTTAATAGAAAGTTTCGGAAGGAtgtgataaattatataataggaTAACTCGCGTGGCTCCGTTTAACCATTATTGATCCGAAGCGTAATTATAACTTCGTAATACCTTCATTAGGCTTCCTTTATCGCCAttttaatcgtcattattgttgcttGCTATTTCGAGAGGGAATACGAGTTAATGCGATAACATTAATTCAGTATCGAGCGTATTATATAGCTACTATTAGTAGGAATATTCTTGCTCttgcttttatctttcttcttcttcttcgtcttcgtcttatTTTTCCGTTTGACTGCCGGCAAAAGGCGACAAAGAAAATCTATACGCCAGTctggcgagagagagagagagagagagagagagagagagagtgtgtgtgtgaggggaaagagggaggagggagggaggggaggaagagagaaagagacagaatcTTCGATCCCGGATGGAGAGGGATACCGAGAAGGAAGAATTCGGTGAACGGATCTCGTTCGCTTTTGTCCTTCGACTGAGGATACCCCTGGTTCCTGGTTCAAAGTCATCGTACTCGACTTCTTCTTGTCTCGGCAACGTATATAAGTCAAATCGAGATCGAAAGCAAGGTGCATAATCCGAACAGTCCTTCGTCGAAGAAGGAGGTTGGAAGAGAAGCCGATTTTGTTACAAGATGCAGCAAATGGTGAGTCCTTTGATCTTTTCACTGACTTTCTTCTCCGGAACGATCCTCTAAATTAGTTTTAAACTTCGCTTATGTTACTTTAAGAAAAGTTATTCAATTTCAAgcgaatatttgaaaatttctgtGACTGCTTTTTCCAAAATTTCCGCCAAGACTTTCGTATCATAAATCAACAACTTTTAATTAGACGAAACTACATTTTAGCAATTAGGAAAGTCGAGGTAACATCCgtcgtatataaatatcgtcGTATTTCAACTATGAGTCTACATATATGATCAAGTAAATACGACGGGGATAAACTGTAAATCGTGGCAAAATCCAGACGACCAAACATCGGCTATTCCAATCACGAGTGCGGCCATCCGCAATGTGTAAATATGAGTACATGGGGATCGTGAAACTTCGACCGCTGATTACGTCtgtccctgtctctctctctctctctctctctctctctatccatctacctacctatctatcttatTCCCCATTCTAATTTCCCTCAAATTCACAGAATGTTTCgcatctctctccctctctctctctctctcaatattTTCCTGTTATGGAATTAATAGATCGAGCGAAGAGATAGATAATAGTGTACaagatatatagaatatttcattGGATCACGTGTTTTTTTAACACTTTTTTATTGATCGTTAAAAGGGATCTCTTTATAGATCGTTATTGAATCGCATTCGATTTGTAAGAAGATCGTTTCTCgatattttccctttttcctttttctttatctttttctcggtCCGAGAACATTTATACGAGTCTTATTGGGTCGTAAAGAGAGTTGAATCTCTGGAGACTCATGCAAGTATAAACTCACCCCAAGCGGCATGCGTTCAAGGGAAAGAGTAGCCCCCTCGGTACTGTCAACGCTCGGACCTAAAATtcgcttttctctttctctctctctctctctctctctctctctctttctttttctctctttgggCTATCTACCCAACTTGAATCCGAAAGTGTCTCTTGGACCTCTCCACGAAAGGAATTCTAAAAAGCTGAGCACGACTCGACGACACTCtagaaatttcttctttttgcgagaaaagagaagaatttaCTGAGCGAGCAAATAAATCTGTTCTCATTCGCAATCGGTGttgtagaaaaagagagagagagagagagagagagagagataaatccATACTTAAATCCTCACGAGTAAATCGAAGCAACGTTTTTTAAAAGGTCTCaaacgtattattaaaataaatagagtGTTTTTAAACAAAGTTGAGAAAGTCTTATCGAGTATCATCTATTATTCTAGCGTTTTCGAGATCGAAGAAAGTAAGTAAAGTGAGAATACATTTTCAGATAGTACTTCTGGCGATTCTGAGCGTGGCCTCGTGCTCGCAGCTGACTCTAGTGCCGTACGCCTATCTGGCGGATCCACTTCCGGTGTACCATCAGTCTCAGGACACGAGAACCGGGGAGCACGCGTACAGTTACTCCGGTGGACCCTCGGCAAAGGAGGAAGTCAAAGGTCCCGATGGAGTCACGAGAGGATCTTACAGCTACGTCGACGCTCACGGTATCTTACAGTCAGTTTTCTACGTCGCCGACGAGGGTGGCTTCCG includes:
- the LOC124422666 gene encoding serine protease HTRA2, mitochondrial isoform X1, translated to MTVLLSRACFSIFKNDCLSHMRSVVSLNADRFTQVRSKHLCRRDNRIYGRSGKHFLTYTLVISGIGYFLYKKRNDIYERFRDFTYGMPVVKSATIFTPSLVDYREKYNFIADVVAVSAPSVVYIEIKDEKKLDMFTGRPITASNGCGFIVASDGLILTNAHVVIKKRGTSVKVRLHDGTVYTGVIEDVDMQSDLATVRIKKTNLPVMKLGNSADIRPGEFVIAIGSPLSLSNTITSGIVSSTNRPSEELGLDKNLTYIQTDAAITFGNSGGPLVNLNGEAIGINAMKVTAGISFAIPIDYAKEFLRKAEIRRKNKGNIPDTMEAPKRRYMGITMLTITPDILFELQHKRGSALDIIKHGVFVWRVIVGSPAYSGGLQAGDIITHVNEEPVLAAINIYKALESCGPLKLTVVRQNDVLTIMIDPED
- the LOC124422666 gene encoding serine protease HTRA2, mitochondrial isoform X2, whose translation is MKKNMFTGRPITASNGCGFIVASDGLILTNAHVVIKKRGTSVKVRLHDGTVYTGVIEDVDMQSDLATVRIKKTNLPVMKLGNSADIRPGEFVIAIGSPLSLSNTITSGIVSSTNRPSEELGLDKNLTYIQTDAAITFGNSGGPLVNLNGEAIGINAMKVTAGISFAIPIDYAKEFLRKAEIRRKNKGNIPDTMEAPKRRYMGITMLTITPDILFELQHKRGSALDIIKHGVFVWRVIVGSPAYSGGLQAGDIITHVNEEPVLAAINIYKALESCGPLKLTVVRQNDVLTIMIDPED